From Brassica oleracea var. oleracea cultivar TO1000 chromosome C3, BOL, whole genome shotgun sequence, a single genomic window includes:
- the LOC106335253 gene encoding phospholipase D gamma 1-like, translated as MSMEGSSNGSLRLVLLHGNLDVWVKEAKNLPNMDRFRRYKKNSTSDPFVTVSIAGAKIGTTFVVDNDENPVWKQHFYVPVAHHAKVVKFVVKDSDRFGAKFIGDVGIPTEELCSGNTIEGLFPILDSSGKPCKKGAVLSLAIQYTPVEMMKFYQMGVGNECEGVPGTYFPLRKGGRVTLYQDAHVEDGTLPSVDLDGGMKYIHGKCWEDMADAISQAKNLIYITGWSVYHPVRLVRRNNDPTNGTLGDLLKERSQEGVRVLLLVWDDPTSRSFLGYRTRGYMKTSDEETRHFFKNSSVQVIICPRSGGRGLHSFVKKTEVQTIYTHHQKTVIVDAEAAQGRRKIVAFVGGLDVCKGRFDTPKHPLFTTLKTLHKDDFYNNCFGTTEDDGPRQPWHDLHSMIDGPAAYDVLANFEQRWLQASEKRHRISIHRSSSEDALLKIDRIPNIMGLSEASFVDENDPESWHVQVFRSIDSTSVKAFPEDSKGASARNLQCGKNILIDMSIHTAYVKAIRSAQRFIYIENQYFFGSSFNWDSHKIVGANNLIPMEIALKIANKIRARENFAAYILIPMLPEGDPTGIVTQSILQYQYKTMQMMYLTIYKALVEAELDSQYEPQDYLNFFCLGTREVADGNVNNNTKEEDAPQVEALKSRRFMIYVHSKGMIVDDEFVLIGSANINERSLEGSRDTEIAMGGYQPHHSWAEKGSHPRGQIFGYRMSLWAEHLGSLEKGFEEPENMECVRRVRRLSELNWRQYAAEEVTEMTSHLLKYPVQVDRTGKVSSLPGCETFPGLGGSIIDTGFVIKENLTI; from the exons ATGTCAATGGAAGGGTCAAGTAACGGTTCTTTGAGATTAGTGTTGTTACATGGTAACTTAGACGTTTGGGTGAAGGAAGCTAAAAATCTTCCTAACATGGATCGTTTTCGGAGGTACAAGAAGAACAGTACAAGTGATCCCTTCGTGACTGTCTCTATCGCAGGTGCAAAGATTGGCACAACTTTTGTGGTCGACAACGATGAGAATCCTGTGTGGAAGCAGCATTTCTATGTACCGGTGGCTCACCATGCTAAGGTGGTTAAGTTTGTGGTGAAAGACAGTGACCGTTTTGGAGCAAAGTTCATAGGAGATGTTGGAATCCCAACCGAGGAGTTATGTTCAGGAAACACGATCGAAGGGCTGTTTCCGATACTTGATAGTAGTGGGAAGCCATGTAAAAAGGGTGCTGTGTTGAGTTTGGCTATTCAATACACTCCCGTGGAAATGATGAAATTTTACCAAATGGGTGTTGGTAATGAGTGCGAAGGAGTTCCCGGTACATACTTCCCTTTGAGGAAAGGCGGTAGAGTTACTCTGTATCAAGATGCCCATGTTGAAGACGGGACACTTCCGAGTGTAGATCTCGATGGTGGGATGAAGTATATACATGGAAAGTGCTGGGAGGATATGGCTGATGCGATTAGCCAGGCAAAGAACTTGATTTATATCACAGGTTGGTCAGTTTACCATCCGGTTAGGCTGGTTCGTCGCAATAATGATCCGACCAATGGTACATTAGGGGATTTGCTTAAAGAAAGATCTCAAGAAGGTGTTAGAGTGTTGCTATTGGTGTGGGATGATCCAACTTCAAGGAGCTTTCTGGGGTACAGAACA CGCGGATATATGAAGACAAGCGATGAGGAGACTCGCCATTTTTTTAAGAACTCGTCGGTGCAAGTTATTATTTGTCCTAGATCTGGGGGAAGAGGTCTTCATAGCTTTGTAAAAAAAACG GAAGTTCAAACTATCTACACACATCATCAGAAAACTGTGATTGTAGATGCTGAGGCAGCTCAGGGTCGAAGAAAGATCGTAGCGTTTGTTGGAGGGCTAGACGTGTGCAAAGGACGTTTTGATACGCCTAAGCATCCTCTCTTTACGACATTAAAGACTCTTCATAAAGATGATTTCTATAACAATTGTTTTGGG ACTACTGAGGATGATGGACCAAGACAACCGTGGCATGATCTGCACAGCATGATTGATGGTCCAGCAGCGTATGACGTGCTTGCTAATTTTGAACAACGTTGGCTACAGGCTTCAGAGAAAAGGCACAGGATTTCGATACACAGATCGTCTTCTGAGGATGCTTTGCTTAAGATTGACAGAATTCCAAATATCATGGGACTATCAGAAGCTTCTTTTGTTGATGAAAATGATCCAGAGTCTTGGCATGTTCAG GTTTTTCGGTCCATTGATTCAACCTCAGTCAAAGCGTTTCCAGAGGACTCAAAGGGAGCTAGTGCAAGA AATCTTCAATGTGGGAAGAATATACTTATAGACATGAGCATACACACGGCTTATGTTAAGGCCATAAGATCTGCTCAGCGTTTCATTTACATTGAGAACCAATATTTTTTTGGATCATCATTTAACTGGGATTCACATAAAATCGTTG GTGCTAATAATCTAATCCCTATGGAAATTGCGCTTAAGATTGCTAATAAAATTAGAGCAAGAGAAAATTTTGCTGCTTATATTCTCATCCCAATGCTGCCGGAAGGTGATCCAACGGGTATCGTTACGCAGAGCATTTTACAATATCAG TATAAAACCATGCAAATGATGTATCTAACTATCTACAAGGCACTTGTGGAAGCTGAACTTGATAGTCAGTATGAGCCACAAGACTATTTGAACTTCTTCTGTCTTGGAACCAGAGAGGTTGCTGATGGAAACGTTAACAACAACACAAAGGAAGAAGATGCCCCACAG GTGGAAGCTTTGAAGAGTCGAAGATTCATGATATATGTTCATTCCAAAGGTATGATAGTGGACGATGAGTTTGTCTTAATTGGTTCTGCGAATATCAACGAGAGATCCCTGGAAGGATCTAGGGATACTGAAATCGCAATGGGAGGATATCAACCACACCACTCATGGGCTGAGAAAGGTTCTCATCCTCGTGGGCAG ATCTTTGGATACAGAATGTCGCTGTGGGCGGAACATCTAGGGTCTCTAGAGAAAGGTTTCGAAGAGCCAGAGAACATGGAATGCGTGAGACGAGTTAGGAGATTGAGTGAGCTTAACTGGAGACAGTATGCAGCAGAGGAAGTCACGGAGATGACAAGTCATCTTCTAAAGTATCCCGTTCAAGTCGATAGGACAGGCAAAGTGAGTTCTCTTCCTGGATGCGAGACATTCCCAGGTCTTGGTGGCAGCATTATAGACACAGGCTTTGTGATCAAAGAAAACCTCACCATCTGA
- the LOC106335254 gene encoding protein IQ-DOMAIN 1-like, translating to MGASGRWIKALVGFTKSDKSKSSKKDDNVKIATKSRFGRKHSVDFNAEKFQDGLEDLIVHSVIDAGVSTSTSLQSYAAPCEEQRKEHMAATRIQSAFRAFLATRALRALKGLVRLQALVRGHVVRKQAAVTLRCMQALVRVQARVRARRVRLSLECETGQQTLQQQVTDEARVREIEEGWCDSIGSVEQIQAKLVKRQEAAAKRERAMAYALTHQWQAGTRQLSAHSGFQPDKNSWGWNWLERWMAVRPWENRFLDSSNPREDANLNNMEQCENVHRTQMKSASRMPNTSSLVSGGVSSGKATGPSLSDNDSSSPGSIPVVSKARSKLAKDDLAVEVNSSRPGAVSRSHSNPKERSSKERLSLPNSGKSLGSQSAKAIRAGKLTQTSAQNQRRRNSNPIRQRLA from the exons ATGGGTGCTTCAGGGAGATGGATTAAAGCATTGGTTGGTTTCACCAAGTCTGATAAGTCAAAGTCTTCAAAGAAGGATGATAAT GTGAAGATTGCTACCAAGAGCCGGTTTGGGAGGAAGCATTCAGTTGATTTTAATGCTGAGAAGTTCCAAGATGGACTTGAAGATTTAATTGTCCATAGTGTGATAGATGCTGGAGTCTCTACTTCAACTTCATTACAATCATACGCCGCACCTTGTGAAGAACAAAGGAAGGAACACATGGCTGCAACGCGCATCCAATCAGCTTTTCGAGCCTTTCTG GCTACAAGGGCTTTACGAGCGTTGAAGGGTTTGGTTAGACTACAAGCCCTTGTTAGAGGACACGTTGTGAGAAAACAAGCAGCTGTAACCCTTCGGTGCATGCAAGCGTTAGTAAGAGTCCAGGCTCGTGTACGTGCAAGACGTGTTCGTCTCTCCTTGGAATGTGAAACGGGTCAGCAGACGCTACAACAGCAAGTAACAGATGAAGCCCGGGTTCGAGAAATAGAG GAAGGCTGGTGCGATAGCATTGGATCTGTTGAACAAATCCAAGCAAAGCTGGTAAAGAGGCAGGAAGCTGCAGCTAAGCGTGAGAGGGCTATGGCTTATGCTTTGACTCACCAG TGGCAAGCAGGAACTAGGCAGCTGTCTGCGCACAGTGGATTTCAACCTGACAAAAACAGCTGGGGATGGAACTGGCTGGAGAGATGGATGGCTGTTCGTCCATGGGAGAATCGGTTTCTTGACAGTAGTAACCCCAGAGAGGATGCAAACTTAAACAATATGGAGCAGTGTGAGAATGTGCATAGAACACAGATGAAAAGTGCAAGCAGGATGCCAAACACTTCAAGTCTTGTATCCGGTGGTGTTTCGAGTGGGAAGGCAACAGGGCCATCTCTGTCTGATAATGATTCTTCTTCACCTGGAAGCATTCCAGTGGTATCCAAAGCAAGGTCAAAGCTTGCTAAAGACGATCTTGCTGTTGAAGTTAACTCAAGTAGACCTGGTGCTGTTTCAAGATCTCACAGCAATCCAAAAGAAAGATCTTCAAAGGAACGGTTATCTCTACCAAACAGTG GAAAATCATTAGGATCACAGTCAGCTAAAGCCATCAGAGCAGGAAAACTCACGCAAACATCTGCGCAAAATCAGAGAAGACGCAACTCGAACCCAATAAGGCAAAGGCTTGCATAG
- the LOC106330341 gene encoding LRR receptor-like serine/threonine-protein kinase GSO1 codes for MIATNSMSLFLLFSSISSFLYTCASLTYCRPDQRDALLEFKSEFELRNPPEFLDEFIYDYLVPVDVNSWANSSDCCYWDGITCDVTSGVVIGVDLTFSCLHGHFKPNSSLFGLRHLQDLNLAYNDFNASPIPSGFNKLMGLRRLNLSHSWFSGQIPPENLHLTKLVSLGLSSCFNLSQSRPLFIEKPFLVQLAQNLTKLRHLYMSYVNISPEIPQMISNLTSLRSIHLHKCHLFGRLPLNALLSPAIKSIDLSTNPYLESYLPELNGSNSLVLVYLDLSETSLSGNIPDSIGNLKHLNVLKIQDSNITGKIPISIGSLSHLTSLILSSSKLSGSLPSSIGNLSYLNTLSLSSNNFAGEIPSSIQNLNRLTYVDVGNNEFTGTLPPNINSLSNLEYFDASLNFFVGTNPIYPLHHSFS; via the coding sequence ATGATAGCAACCAACTCAATGAGCCTTTTTCTGCTCTTTTCTTCTATTTCAAGTTTTTTATACACTTGTGCTTCTCTTACATATTGTCGTCCCGACCAAAGGGACGCACTTCTCGAGTTCAAGAGTGAGTTTGAGCTTCGCAACCCTCCTGAGTTTCTTGACGAGTTTATATATGATTACCTGGTTCCTGTCGATGTAAATTCATGGGCAAACAGCAGCGACTGTTGTTATTGGGATGGTATCACATGCGATGTTACCTCTGGTGTGGTGATTGGGGTAGACCTTACTTTCAGCTGCCTCCATGGTCATTTCAAACCCAATAGCAGTCTTTTTGGACTGCGACATCTCCAAGATCTCAACCTTGCTTACAACGATTTCAATGCGTCTCCAATTCCGTCTGGCTTCAATAAACTCATGGGGTTAAGAAGACTTAACCTCTCCCACTCTTGGTTTTCTGGTCAGATTCCACCTGAGAATCTTCATCTTACCAAGTTGGTGTCTCTCGGCCTTTCTTCTTGTTTTAACCTCTCTCAAAGTCGTCCCTTGTTTATAGAGAAACCCTTTCTTGTTCAACTTGCTCAGAACTTAACAAAGCTTAGACACCTTTATATGAGCTATGTAAACATTTCCCCAGAAATTCCTCAGATGATCTCAAACCTGACCTCTCTAAGATCAATCCACCTTCATAAATGCCACTTATTTGGAAGACTTCCTTTGAATGCTCTTCTGAGTCCTGCTATTAAATCCATTGATTTGAGTACCAATCCATATCTAGAATCCTATCTCCCAGAACTCAATGGAAGTAACTCTCTTGTTCTTGTATATCTGGACCTCTCTGAAACATCTCTTTCAGGTAACATACCAGACTCCATTGGCAACCTTAAACACCTGAATGTTTTGAAAATTCAAGATTCTAACATCACAGGAAAGATTCCAATTTCAATTGGAAGTCTTTCTCATCTCACCTCTCTGATCCTCTCTTCTAGTAAACTAAGTGGATCCCTTCCTTCTTCAATCGGAAACCTTTCTTATCTCAACACTCTCTCCCTTTCTTCTAATAACTTTGCTGGTGAAATCCCATCTTCAATCCAGAATCTGAACCGACTGACCTATGTAGACGTGGGAAATAACGAGTTCACAGGCACGCTTCCTCCAAACATCAATTCACTGTCCAACTTGGAGTACTTTGACGCAAGTTTAAACTTCTTTGTTGGGACAAATCCCATCTACCCTCTTCACCATTCCTTCTCTTGA
- the LOC106329211 gene encoding 60S ribosomal protein L27-3-like, which yields MVKFLKQNKAVILLQGRYAGKKAVIIRSFDDGNRERPYGHCLVAGLKKYPSKVIRKDSAKKTAKKSRVKCFIKVVNYQHLMPTRYTLDVDLKEVATLEALASKDKKVAALKEAKAKLEERFKTGKNRWFFTKLRF from the coding sequence ATGGTTAAGTTTCTGAAGCAGAACAAAGCTGTGATCCTCCTTCAAGGCCGTTATGCTGGTAAGAAGGCTGTCATCATCCGTTCCTTCGACGACGGCAACCGCGAGCGTCCTTACGGACACTGCCTCGTAGCCGGACTCAAGAAGTACCCGAGCAAGGTCATCCGCAAGGACTCGGCCAAGAAGACTGCGAAGAAGTCGAGAGTCAAGTGTTTCATCAAGGTCGTTAACTACCAGCATCTGATGCCTACTCGTTACACGTTGGATGTAGATCTGAAGGAAGTGGCGACTCTCGAGGCTCTGGCTTCGAAGGATAAGAAGGTGGCGGCTCTTAAGGAGGCTAAGGCTAAGCTCGAGGAGAGGTTCAAGACTGGGAAGAACAGGTGGTTCTTCACCAAGCTCAGGTTCTGA